The Esox lucius isolate fEsoLuc1 chromosome 5, fEsoLuc1.pri, whole genome shotgun sequence genome includes a region encoding these proteins:
- the LOC117594520 gene encoding putative GPI-anchored protein pfl2: MDPELYDQTTTKLEPSDTSRHLSDTLNLLISTMENTSTSTRSDTLNLLMSSMENTSTSTRSDTLNLLMSSMENTSTSTRSDTLNLLMSSMENTSTSTRSDTLNLLMSSMENTSTSTRSDTLNLLMSSMENTSTSTRSDTLNLLMSTMENTSTSTRSDTLNLLMSSMENTSTSTRSETQTAYIPTHSDQYLIIKLNG; this comes from the exons ATGGATCCAGAGCTCTATGATCAGACCACTACCAAACTGGAACCCAGTGACACCAGCAGACATCTATCAGACACCCTGAACCTCCTCATATCCACCATGGAGAacacctctacctccaccagGTCAGACACCCTGAACCTCCTCATGTCCTCCATGGAGAacacctctacctccaccagGTCAGACACCCTGAACCTCCTCATGTCCTCCATGGAGAacacctctacctccaccagGTCAGACACCCTGAACCTCCTCATGTCCTCCATGGAGAacacctctacctccaccagGTCAGACACCCTGAACCTCCTCATGTCCTCCATGGAGAacacctctacctccaccagGTCAGATACCCTGAACCTCCTCATGTCCTCCATGGAGAacacctctacctccaccagGTCAGATACCCTGAACCTCCTCATGTCCACCATGGAGAacacctctacctccaccagGTCAGACACCCTGAACCTCCTCATGTCCTCCATGGAGAacacctctacctccaccag gtcagaaacacagacagcctACATACCAACACACTCTGATCAATACCTGATAATCAAACTTAATGGATAA